The Cellulophaga lytica DSM 7489 nucleotide sequence GCTTTAGATTGCATAGTCATTAATTGCAATAGTAAATTATCTTCTGTATAATAACTAATAAGCAAATCGTACTCGTTATCTAGAAATTCTAATGCATAACTATTCTCTATTTTTGCTCCCCAACCTAAATCTTCCTCAGAAAAAACAGGTGTAGAGTAAGGCGAATTTTTATCATGTTCTGCCTTATATCCTATAATTTTTAGTGCATTTGGCTGTAATGAAAACTCTTTAATAAACTGATTAAATATTGTACCATCTGGCACGTTATCTAAATCTACAATACATCCTATTTTACTTATTCCTTTTTTAACTCTAGAACAAGCAACACGTTTGTTTTTGTTTTCGTTTAAAAACTTTACAGCAGCCTTGCGCTTAAATTTATTTTTTATGCCTTTTAACATGCAATTTTACATTTACACAAATGTAATTATTATCTAGCACAATTTAATGCAAAGATACAAAGCTACTTTGTTTTTTAAATAAAACATTTTGTTATAAATATAACAATTGATGACTTCAACAAAAAACAAAAACATAAGTATTTTATTACTAGATATTTACATTGTTTTTAAAATTAACTTAATTTAGCCAAAAATTCTTGCTCTGAGATAATAGGCACATTTAAACTTTCTGCCTTAGTTCGTTTACTAGGGCCCATTTTATCTCCGGCAACTAAAAAAGTTGTTTTAGAAGAAATAGAAGATCCAACTTTACCTCCGTTGTCTTCTATTAGTTTTTTTAGGTCGTTTCTACTCATTTCAAAGACACCAGAAACAACATAAGTCTCTCCTTTTAATTTTTCAGTTTGATTTAAAAGTTTTTCTGCCGAAACCTGAAATTGAAGTCCATACCCTTTTAACCTGTTTATAATATCTAAATTAATTTCGTTCTGAAAAAATGCTACTACACTAGATGCTATACGCTCTCCTATTTCATCTACAGTAGCAAGTTCTAATGCAGATGCATACATTAAAGCATCTATGTTTTTATAAGCTTTAGCTAACTTTTTAGCAACAGTCTCACCAACAAAACGTATACCTAAAGCAAACAACACACGCTCAAAAGGTATTTCTACTGAAGCAGCTACACCTTTTACCAAATTTTCTGCAGATTTTTTCGCCATACGCTCTAAAGGCAACAACTGGTCTACAGTTAAAGCATACAGGTCTGCATAGTTTTGTATTAACCCCTCTTTAAACAATAGCTCAACAGTTTCGCTCCCTAAACCATCAATATCCATTGCTTTTCTAGATATAAAATGCTGAATTTTACCTGTTATTTGCGGCGGACAACCATACTCGTTTGGACAATAGTGTTTGGCATCTCCTTCGGTTCTAATTAACTCTGTATTACACTCAGGGCAATGGTCTATATATTTTGTAGGTTCAGAATTTTGTGGTCTCAAATCTAAATTTACACCAACAATTTTAGGTATTATTTCTCCTCCTTTTTCTACAAAAACAGCATCTCCTACCCTAACATCTAACTTTTCTATTTGATCTGCATTGTGTAAAGATGCTCTTTTAACCGTTGTACCTGCCAACAAAACAGGCGCTAAATTTGCAACTGGAGTAATTGCTCCTGTACGACCAACTTGGTAACTTATTTCATTTAAAACTGTAGAAACTTGCTCTGCTTTAAACTTATAAGCCATAGCCCAACGTGGCGATTTAGAGGTGTAACCTAACTCCTCCTGGTAACGCAGCGTATTAACTTTAACCACAACACCATCTGTTTCATATGGTAGCTCATGCCTATGCACATCCCAATACTCAACAAAAGCCATAACCTCGTCTACACTCTTACATAGTTTAGCTACAGTTGGCACTTTAAATCCCCATGAACGTGTTTTTTCTAACGCTTCAAACTGTGTTTCTAAATTTAAATTAGCACCAACAACACTATACAGCAAACACTCTAACGGGCGTTGCGCCACTAAAGAACTATCTTGCAATTTTAAACTACCAGATGCAGTATTTCTGGGGTTCATATAAGGATCCTCGCCATTGGCTATCCTCTCTTCGTTCATTTTATAAAAACCCTCAAACGGCAACACAATTTCCCCTCTAATATCAAACTTAGCAGGGTAATCTCCTTTTAACTGTAACGGAACAGATTTAATTGTTTTTATGTTAGTGGTTACGTCATCTCCCTGAAAACCATCTCCACGAGTAACAGCACGCACTAATTTACCCTCCTCATAAGTTAAGCTTATTGAAGCTCCGTCATACTTTAACTCGCACGTAAATTCTATATTAGAATCTCCTAATATTTTCTCTACTCTTTTTTCCCAATCTAAAAGATCTTCTTTAGAGTACGAGTTATCTAAAGAATACATTCTGTGCTCATGCACAACTGTATTAAAGTTTTTAGTGATTTCACCACCCACACGTAGTGTAGGCGAATTAGCATCATAAAACTCTGGGTGCTTAGCCTCTAATGCTTGTAGCTCTTTTAACTTTATATCAAAATCATAATCTGATATTGTTGGAGTATCTAAAACATAGTAATTATGGTTGTGCTTACGCAACTCTTCACGTAACGCTTCAATTTGCTCTTTTACAGACATTTTTAACTTTTATTTTATTCAGCTTACTACTATTGTTAATTAGTATTTGCTTATATTTTTTTAACGACTTATTTCCCCTTTTAGCATTCTATCATTACCATACATATCTTTTTTTAATTTGATATTTATATAGTTTAGCCCTACTAAAAGCTCCTTAGTTTGTTCTCCTAAATACTGATTAATTTCAAAAAACAACTTACCATTTTCTCTTAAATGATTTACAGAAAAGTTTGTTATAGCCTTGTAAAATACTAACGGATTATTATCCGACACAAAAAGTGCTAAATTAGGCTCATGCTCTAACACATTTGCACTCATCTCTTTTTTCTCTAAATCTCTAACATAAGGAGGATTAGAAACAATAATATTAAATTTTTGCTTTAAACTAGGCTCTTCTAAAATGTTTTGCTCCAAAAAAGTTACAGTTACATTATTAGCCTCTGCATTACTTTTAGCTACCAAAATAGCTTCTTTAGAAATATCTAAAGCAAACACCTTAGCTTTTGGTAAGTTTTTAGCTAGTGTTATTGCTATACAACCACTACCAGTACCTATATCTAAAATGGCAATTTCTTGGTTAACATTTACTTCGTTTAAAATCCAACTTACCAGCTCCTCTGTTTCTGGTCTAGGAATTAACACATTAGTATTTACATTAAAATCCAACCCCA carries:
- a CDS encoding DUF6913 domain-containing protein: MLKGIKNKFKRKAAVKFLNENKNKRVACSRVKKGISKIGCIVDLDNVPDGTIFNQFIKEFSLQPNALKIIGYKAEHDKNSPYSTPVFSEEDLGWGAKIENSYALEFLDNEYDLLISYYTEDNLLLQLMTMQSKARLKVGFGEVDENLNDLILNIPIKDFNIFKKELGKYLSVFNEI
- the ligA gene encoding NAD-dependent DNA ligase LigA; this encodes MSVKEQIEALREELRKHNHNYYVLDTPTISDYDFDIKLKELQALEAKHPEFYDANSPTLRVGGEITKNFNTVVHEHRMYSLDNSYSKEDLLDWEKRVEKILGDSNIEFTCELKYDGASISLTYEEGKLVRAVTRGDGFQGDDVTTNIKTIKSVPLQLKGDYPAKFDIRGEIVLPFEGFYKMNEERIANGEDPYMNPRNTASGSLKLQDSSLVAQRPLECLLYSVVGANLNLETQFEALEKTRSWGFKVPTVAKLCKSVDEVMAFVEYWDVHRHELPYETDGVVVKVNTLRYQEELGYTSKSPRWAMAYKFKAEQVSTVLNEISYQVGRTGAITPVANLAPVLLAGTTVKRASLHNADQIEKLDVRVGDAVFVEKGGEIIPKIVGVNLDLRPQNSEPTKYIDHCPECNTELIRTEGDAKHYCPNEYGCPPQITGKIQHFISRKAMDIDGLGSETVELLFKEGLIQNYADLYALTVDQLLPLERMAKKSAENLVKGVAASVEIPFERVLFALGIRFVGETVAKKLAKAYKNIDALMYASALELATVDEIGERIASSVVAFFQNEINLDIINRLKGYGLQFQVSAEKLLNQTEKLKGETYVVSGVFEMSRNDLKKLIEDNGGKVGSSISSKTTFLVAGDKMGPSKRTKAESLNVPIISEQEFLAKLS
- the prmC gene encoding peptide chain release factor N(5)-glutamine methyltransferase, which translates into the protein MLLKEIKKIYHIELDAVYPVEEVDSFFYMAIEHYLKLERFVLALEPNYVVTKDEESTLFLVVDKLKKHIPIQYILGAAHFMGLDFNVNTNVLIPRPETEELVSWILNEVNVNQEIAILDIGTGSGCIAITLAKNLPKAKVFALDISKEAILVAKSNAEANNVTVTFLEQNILEEPSLKQKFNIIVSNPPYVRDLEKKEMSANVLEHEPNLALFVSDNNPLVFYKAITNFSVNHLRENGKLFFEINQYLGEQTKELLVGLNYINIKLKKDMYGNDRMLKGEISR